DNA sequence from the Gloeocapsa sp. PCC 73106 genome:
AAGCTGAACAAGAGTTATCTGAACTGATCACAGAACAAGTTAATGAGGCGATTAAACGTTATCTGCACCGACCCGATTTTTATCCAGAGAGAACTGTAATTCAATCTACTAGCAGTCCTAATAGCGGTGTGGTTAAACAAGTTAGCAGTTTGCTTGAATCCTATGCTCCAGATTTTGAAAATGAGTAGCTCAAAAAATTCTCTCTAACAATTGTCTTCTTTTTTGCTCGAATTCTCCCTCGGAAATCAGTCCATCTTCTTTGAGTTGAGCCAATTCTCTGATAGTTTGGGCGATCGCCTGAACCTGACTGGGTTCCATGGGAGTGACAAAAATTAGACCAGTAGAAGTTATTATCTGATTAAAACAGAGGTTAAATTGTTCCTCACTCTGGAAAAAATACCAAACACCATCGATGGTGGCGGCAATGCGAGGAATGGGTGTAGACCACAATAATAAATATACTAATCCCCATACAGGCTGTCCTAGATAAAACTTGTGTAATCCCGCTAGAGGAATAGGAGAAATAACCCCCAAGAACGCCAAGATGATGGCAATATGACGACGTTTGGGTTGTTTTAACCAGGTTAAGATTCTTTGCATTAATAGGGTTTTCCGTATTGTCTTGGCTTTTTCCCTTGTCCTAGAATAAATATAAAATAAAAATTATAAGGAAAAACCATGGGATTCTTTGATTCTGAGATTGTACAGCAAGAAGCAAAAGATTTATTTCAAGAGTATCAAAGTCTGATGCAATTGGGGTCTGAATACGGTAAGTTCGACCGTGAGGGTAAAAAAATCTTTATTGACAAGATGGAAAATCTCATGGATCGCTACGAGATTTTTATGAAACGTTTTGAGCTTTCAGAAGATTTTATGGCCCAAATGACCATAGAACAACTGAAAAACCAATTAAATCAATTTGGGATTACCCCCAATCAGATGTTTCAGCAAATGCAGCTAACCCTAGAGAAAATGAAATCACAACTGTGAACCTATTCTTCCTCCACAGGGACAGGAAAGCGATCGGGGGCTAAAAACTCTTGCACAGGTTCATCTTTGAGTGCGTTAATCATAAATTGCCTCCAGATGGGTGCTGCGTGTTGACCCCCAGTTACGTCTTCTCCTAAAGGCTCAAACTGGTCGTTCCCCACCCATACCGCTGTAGCTAGTTGGGGCACGTAGCCTACAAACCACACATCTCTTTCTGAGCTGGTTGTACCCGTTTTGCCCGCTGCCGGACGATCAATATTGGCCGACATACCGGTACCTTGTGTAATTACTTTTTGTAATAAAACGTTAAGAGTAGCAGTAGCCCATGGATCTAA
Encoded proteins:
- a CDS encoding DUF1825 family protein, whose amino-acid sequence is MGFFDSEIVQQEAKDLFQEYQSLMQLGSEYGKFDREGKKIFIDKMENLMDRYEIFMKRFELSEDFMAQMTIEQLKNQLNQFGITPNQMFQQMQLTLEKMKSQL
- a CDS encoding NINE protein, whose product is MQRILTWLKQPKRRHIAIILAFLGVISPIPLAGLHKFYLGQPVWGLVYLLLWSTPIPRIAATIDGVWYFFQSEEQFNLCFNQIITSTGLIFVTPMEPSQVQAIAQTIRELAQLKEDGLISEGEFEQKRRQLLERIF